A part of Nostoc sp. KVJ3 genomic DNA contains:
- a CDS encoding ISAs1 family transposase, whose product MKLKPKITIADHFAVIQDPRIDRTKRHNLIDIMTIAIIAVICGADGWVAVETYGCAKYEWLKTFLELPNGIPSHDTFARVFAQINPQQFQECFLCWMKSIQKITEGEVIAIDGKTLRSSYDSSSEQSAIVMVSAWATTNKLVLGQVKVDEKSNEITAIPELLKVLKLSGCIVTIDAIGCQKEIVRLITEQDADYVITLKKNQGNLYDEVEKLFQSGISTDSQGIEHSTYNTDERGHGRHEIRNYVMLSQIQSLLNPDSVWSNFNSVGMVESVRLLDGKTTVETRYFISSLEDNAEQFGNSIRSHWGVENSLHWVLDVALREDDCRIRKDNAPQNFAILRHIAVNLLTQEKRVKRGIKNKQFLAAMDNKYLLSILALA is encoded by the coding sequence ATGAAGCTGAAACCAAAAATCACGATTGCTGACCATTTTGCGGTGATACAAGATCCACGAATAGATCGCACTAAACGGCACAATTTAATTGATATTATGACAATCGCAATAATAGCAGTGATTTGTGGGGCGGATGGCTGGGTGGCAGTAGAAACTTATGGATGTGCGAAATATGAGTGGTTAAAAACATTTTTAGAATTACCAAATGGCATTCCATCCCACGATACATTTGCACGAGTTTTTGCACAAATAAATCCTCAACAGTTTCAAGAATGTTTTCTTTGTTGGATGAAATCAATACAAAAGATAACTGAAGGTGAAGTAATTGCAATTGATGGGAAAACTTTACGTAGTTCTTATGATAGTAGTAGTGAGCAAAGCGCAATTGTAATGGTAAGCGCTTGGGCAACTACAAATAAATTAGTTTTGGGACAAGTGAAAGTAGACGAGAAATCAAATGAGATTACGGCAATTCCAGAATTATTAAAGGTCTTAAAACTGTCTGGATGTATTGTGACAATTGATGCAATCGGTTGCCAAAAAGAGATTGTAAGATTAATTACAGAGCAAGATGCAGATTATGTAATTACATTAAAAAAGAATCAAGGAAATCTTTATGATGAAGTTGAAAAGTTATTCCAGTCAGGGATAAGTACAGATTCTCAGGGGATTGAACATAGCACATATAACACAGATGAAAGAGGGCATGGTCGTCATGAAATCCGCAACTATGTGATGTTATCTCAGATTCAGTCTCTGCTTAACCCAGATTCAGTTTGGTCAAACTTCAATAGTGTTGGTATGGTAGAATCTGTCCGTTTATTAGACGGTAAAACAACAGTTGAAACTCGTTATTTTATTAGTAGCCTTGAAGATAATGCTGAACAGTTTGGTAATTCTATTCGCAGTCATTGGGGAGTTGAGAATTCATTACATTGGGTATTAGATGTTGCCTTAAGGGAAGATGACTGTCGAATTAGAAAAGATAATGCTCCACAGAATTTTGCAATTCTCAGACATATTGCAGTCAATCTTTTAACTCAAGAGAAGCGTGTCAAACGCGGAATCAAAAATAAACAGTTTCTCGCTGCGATGGACAACAAATACTTACTAAGTATTTTAGCGTTGGCTTAA
- a CDS encoding helix-turn-helix domain-containing protein: MLKSADVELIELAIKRAYFDECLLDPKLAKKLLKSLDKNRYIDPSFADKNLLDSPTERQIQVLRLLAQGLIFQDIAKQMFLSVSTVKCYASDLYKTSCKSILWYNKKFENLQLGL, encoded by the coding sequence ATGCTCAAAAGTGCTGATGTAGAATTGATTGAACTAGCCATCAAGAGAGCTTACTTTGATGAATGCCTGCTTGACCCGAAGCTGGCTAAAAAACTGTTAAAAAGCCTTGATAAAAATAGATATATTGACCCTAGTTTTGCTGATAAAAACTTGCTTGACTCTCCCACCGAACGACAAATACAAGTCCTGCGTTTACTGGCTCAGGGTTTAATTTTTCAAGATATTGCCAAACAAATGTTTCTCTCAGTTAGTACAGTCAAATGCTATGCCAGTGATTTGTACAAGACCTCTTGCAAAAGTATTTTGTGGTACAATAAAAAATTTGAGAATTTGCAATTAGGACTTTGA
- a CDS encoding type IV secretory system conjugative DNA transfer family protein encodes MNYLSEKHKQLSESQQSGLMLWFGRLPMDKKAVAIGLSLTVGISSAAMAWQGTSSDRIYFCLKTPQKTLTCSDKNGRPFRMTPFYWSQWKSDGMPRQVVRDPAMGVNGLVKATNPYKPFWAFGGFLGFALAGWMLRHCQDEEKQRAVFEDIAQKRDAAKAEMAARSELLESYRDVAIAEVQLQADLDLIANDRTVDIQKAEIYAHTEIEVTQMEATDAIFEAQTAGMTEQQKAEYIKQLREMKTPYLQGSQTLQGTIDPNDKVTGGEQGAIAPGATPTGDYLHPSEPLALNTLQALARADSSTALVAAPGSGKSVTLNYLIQKILADSKSADIWVISAKNDSFCGLREKERVIVFDQENPDLAKDVIDNFYLNYKQRKQLPESQRESLPPLILILDDWLVIADQLSKLYSDWNYGSKLLDILLIGREFNTKFIASLQSFNLAALGIEKMDAQTRMCLNLLLLGNKYIKNGREQESYGVLELILNRGDIIPGKQEREQIKSKYQEVKSVSYQNLRPVMIASVGGFVVALMPNLSNQALPIADNDEYVDRVYDLEFNLTAAHHHQHKPLSEAAIKIYEYFHNVKNKTPKTLRDLKKADRLSGYSEQELIDGLAELVERERINSDGNDNYFLPDW; translated from the coding sequence ATGAATTATTTAAGTGAGAAACATAAACAGTTATCCGAGTCACAACAATCGGGTTTAATGTTGTGGTTTGGTCGCCTACCAATGGACAAGAAAGCTGTTGCAATTGGGCTTAGTTTGACTGTGGGAATTAGCTCGGCTGCAATGGCTTGGCAAGGAACCAGCAGCGATCGCATTTACTTTTGTCTGAAAACCCCACAAAAAACATTGACCTGCTCAGACAAGAATGGACGACCTTTCAGGATGACCCCATTTTATTGGTCACAGTGGAAGAGTGATGGAATGCCGCGCCAAGTAGTGCGTGACCCAGCTATGGGGGTAAACGGACTGGTGAAAGCGACCAACCCATATAAGCCTTTTTGGGCGTTTGGTGGATTCCTGGGGTTTGCGCTTGCTGGGTGGATGCTTCGCCATTGTCAAGATGAGGAGAAACAGAGGGCAGTTTTTGAAGACATTGCCCAAAAGCGGGATGCTGCAAAGGCAGAGATGGCCGCACGTTCCGAGCTACTAGAGAGTTACCGAGACGTTGCGATCGCAGAAGTTCAACTACAAGCCGATTTAGATTTGATAGCCAATGATCGCACTGTGGATATCCAAAAAGCCGAGATTTACGCCCACACGGAAATTGAAGTTACCCAAATGGAGGCAACTGACGCTATTTTTGAGGCGCAAACGGCTGGGATGACCGAGCAACAGAAGGCAGAGTACATTAAACAGTTGCGTGAGATGAAAACGCCCTATCTACAAGGGAGTCAGACTTTACAGGGGACGATTGACCCCAACGATAAGGTTACTGGGGGAGAACAGGGCGCAATCGCACCGGGAGCAACCCCAACAGGTGATTACCTTCACCCATCAGAACCTCTTGCCCTCAATACTTTGCAAGCTCTAGCCAGAGCCGATAGTTCTACTGCTTTAGTCGCCGCACCGGGAAGCGGTAAATCAGTCACCCTCAATTACTTAATTCAGAAAATATTGGCGGATTCAAAGAGTGCGGATATCTGGGTAATTAGTGCTAAGAATGATAGTTTCTGCGGGTTACGGGAGAAGGAGAGAGTAATTGTCTTTGATCAGGAGAACCCAGACCTAGCTAAAGACGTAATTGACAACTTTTACCTCAACTACAAACAACGTAAGCAATTACCAGAATCACAGCGCGAATCTTTACCGCCATTAATTCTAATTTTGGATGACTGGTTAGTGATTGCTGATCAATTAAGCAAGCTTTACTCTGATTGGAATTACGGGAGTAAATTACTTGATATTTTACTGATTGGTCGAGAGTTTAATACTAAATTTATTGCTTCCCTACAGTCTTTTAATTTGGCAGCATTGGGCATTGAAAAGATGGATGCTCAAACAAGAATGTGCCTCAACTTGCTACTGTTGGGTAACAAGTATATTAAGAACGGTCGAGAGCAAGAATCTTATGGCGTATTGGAATTAATTTTGAATAGAGGTGACATCATTCCCGGTAAGCAAGAGAGGGAACAAATTAAATCTAAATACCAGGAAGTAAAATCAGTTTCTTATCAAAATCTCCGTCCAGTAATGATTGCATCTGTGGGTGGTTTTGTTGTGGCATTGATGCCCAACTTATCTAATCAAGCCTTACCGATTGCTGATAATGATGAATATGTAGATAGAGTGTATGACTTGGAATTTAATCTAACTGCTGCTCATCATCACCAACATAAGCCATTATCTGAGGCAGCTATAAAGATTTATGAATACTTCCATAATGTCAAGAATAAAACACCAAAAACATTACGTGATTTGAAAAAAGCTGACAGATTATCTGGCTATTCAGAGCAAGAGTTAATTGATGGTTTAGCGGAATTAGTTGAGAGAGAAAGGATAAATTCTGACGGCAATGATAACTACTTCCTGCCTGATTGGTGA